Genomic DNA from Nonomuraea rubra:
GGCTGGGTCACCGCCCAGGCCCAGACCATGGCGCTGCTGAAGGGCTGGACGCCGCTGATCGCGCTCCAGGTGGAGTACTCGCTGCTGGCCCGCACGGTGGAGGGCGAACTCGCTCCCCTGGCGCTCGACCAGGGCATGGCACTGGTTCCGTGGAGCCCGCTGCGGAACGGGTTCCTGTCGGGCAAGTACCGGCGCGGCGCCGAGGTCTCCGACTCCGCCCGCTCGTCCTTCGTGGGCAGCCCCAGCCAGCAGGAGTTCACGGTGATCGACGCCGTCGCCGAAGTCGCCGACGAGGTCGGGGCCACGTCCGCGGCGGTGGCGCTGGCCTGGTTGCGCGCGCGGCAGGGCACCGTCGTACCCATCGTCGGCGCCAGACGCGTGACGCACCTCCAGGACAACCTCACCGCCCTGGAGGTGACCCTCACCCCGGAGCACCTGCGGATGCTGGACGAAGTCTCGGCCCCCGACCTGAACTACCCGGCGCCGCTGAACGGCGAGGTGCGCGGGATGTTGCAGTTCGCCGGGGCCACGGTGGACGGCGAGCCGTCCACCGTCTACCCGCCGCTGACGCAGAGCACCGTCCGCTACTGACCACCCGCACCGCCCGCGTGCCATCGTCACCACCATCTGCGCGGCGGGATCCCAGGCCGCCTTTCCCGGCACCCATCGAGGGGAACATGGCCGCCGGGCGAGCCACGATCGGGTGG
This window encodes:
- a CDS encoding aldo/keto reductase, which encodes MPLDHYVTLGRSGLRVSPFALGAMTFGEDPGAAGSSVEESEQILATYLDLGGNFIDTANFYTNGHSEKILGDWFAARPGRRERVVLASKFFGNLFPGDPNGGGAGRSSIIAQLDETLRRLRTDYLDLYWLHNWDRNTPVEETMRTLDDLVRAGKIRYLGFSNTPGWVTAQAQTMALLKGWTPLIALQVEYSLLARTVEGELAPLALDQGMALVPWSPLRNGFLSGKYRRGAEVSDSARSSFVGSPSQQEFTVIDAVAEVADEVGATSAAVALAWLRARQGTVVPIVGARRVTHLQDNLTALEVTLTPEHLRMLDEVSAPDLNYPAPLNGEVRGMLQFAGATVDGEPSTVYPPLTQSTVRY